AAGGCCCACAACTCATATAATTTCGGATCGAGTGTTCAACAATGagcaaaatttataacaatttcaCAATCTTGCCATAAAATCATTGGATACAATCAAATTAAGGTATCCAAAAAGTGGAAGCTAGTCATGCTAACATAGGTTAGGTGAAATCTCATAGATTTCGGTTCAATTGGGTATGAGTCTATTATGACAGAATGCTACATAAAAGATCACGTTACCTTTTGATAAGTTTGAATATGTCATTGGATAGGTCTACTATACTAATCTAATACTCGGACGTGTGCTAGGCCAAATATCATACAAGTGAGTAAGTTTCAACTGACGTAAGTTCTTTTATCTTTCGAGCGTTGCCACaacatttaaactttaatatatatgataCAAATCCTAACGAATTATATTGgaacatttaataatttaattcatccTTAGCAAATAATATAACaacaattatatttaatgaagATTGTCCcattttttcaaagaaataaaataaaataactaaaaccTTGTCCCCCTTCCAACTTTGTGTCGACATgttttacttttcaaaaataaaataaagttagtAATTGATTGgattacataaaataaataaggcaCTGTagttatagttttttttttttttttttttttttttttttttttttttttttttttttNAGctcatataataaaataaatatagagttTTAATCTCCTACGCTACAATACCACTTTAAATGCATTACATATATCATATACGTTTCGtctatatatatctatatattatgtatatgtatatgtacgAATATcgaataaaatttatcaacTCTGTCATCCTCTATTGACTTGAAACACGTCGACAATTGCAAAGAACAATGAGAATCAAGACAATTTTTCTCGATTTATTTACCTTGTAGCCTTGCTTCCCACTGTAGTTACAATTATAGCATGTGTATGGTCCAATCCACAAGCGCTATGTGAACTCGACGTCATCTCCACCTTCGTCTATATATAACTCGTTTTGACCGAACTTACTAAATCTACTTCCTACAACACCCGAAGATGACTCGACTAAATATCGAGTCTTTTTAGTCAATCACGTTTCTCAATTATcgaatctctctctctcttttttttttttttttttttttttttttttttttttttttttttttttttttttttttttttttNcttcatatttatttttttagaacataaaaaaaaaataaaaaaaaaataaagatgaagaatatgatttttcttgtcagaaaaaataaaaaaaaaggaaggtcgaaaaaggaaagttgaaaaaaaaaagggaaaaaagaaagcttTAGAGAAGCGATGATGGTAAAGAGTTGCAAGCAGTACAAATATCCAAATGTACGGCCATCGCTGCGAAACTGCCCCATTTTTTCTGGTTTCCATAGCCCCACACCCTTCGATCTCTCTCAGTACTCTCCATTTCTCACGCCGCCGCCCTCCGCCGCGCACCGGTGACATGNTGCAAGCAGTACAAATATCCAAATGTACGGCCATCGCTGCGAAACTGCCCCATTCTTTCTGGTTTCCATAGCCCCACACCCTTCGATCTCTCTCAGTACTCTCCATTTCTCACGCCGCCGCCCTCCGCAGCGCACCGGTGACATGTTTCTTCTCAACTCCTTTACCTCCGTCCACCGGTAACTCCAGGATCTGATTCAAATTTCCGGTCTTCCTGTTATGTTCTATTTTGCTTTTTCCCCTTTCGGATTATTGATTTCATGTTTCTTCTGCTGGATCCGCGTTGTTTTTTGATTTCGATCTCGACCGATGGGACTTTCTATGGTCGGGATCGGAATGGGGCCATGAATTTTTGCGATGAATTGTGTGACTGCTGCAATGGAGTTTGAATTGGTGGTTAattcctttttgttcttttggatGTTTGATTTTTCAGATGAGTATTCCGTTTGAATTTCCGGGTAGCGGCTGGAAGGCTTCCGGAAATGTGTTCCAATTCATGGTATTAACGGGATTCTAAATCCAATCCTCCTCTTATTTGTTCGCTTCTAGTTCTACTTTGGATTTGAATGGCTTGGCGCTGAATggtgtttagttttttttggtaattgtATAGATACATATATGGAGAAATTTGTGAGGTTATCACGGGCTaggtttttgaaattgttggATTGATGGAAGGAATAAATAGACGGTATCTAATTGCGCACAAggatcataaattttttttctggaTGCGGGGAGGATTCTCCAGAGAGGTGGCATAGATAGCTTTTTTGTTTAACTTTTATGGATTTTGTTTCGTaaatttgggttttctttggGTATACCAAATAGTTATTAACATGAAAAACAGAATTTGTGTTGCTACTGATATGGAGGTGgataatgaagaagaagaagtaccTCATCTCTTGGACTTGAACACAAGAGGAAGAGTGGATGATGGTCATCAACTTAGATCAAGTGATTCACTGTTCCCTGGTCTTATTGATGATGTTGCCATGGATTGCCTTGCTTTGGCTTGCCCATCGGATTACACTTCGTTGTCGTGTATTAACTCGAGGTTTAACAAGTTAGTCAAAAATGGTGATCTATATGGGTGGAGAAAGCATTTGGGGATTAAGGAGCATTGGGTGTATCTGGTTTGTGACTTAAAGGGTTGGGAAGCATTTGATCCTTTGAGAAAATTATGGATGACTTTGCCTAAGATGCCTTGTGATGAGTGCTTCCATCACGCAGACAAGGAATCGTTAGCTGTAGGAAACGAACTGTTAGTTTTTGGGCGTGAGATGTTTGATTTTGCTATATGGAAGTATAACTCGACTTGTAAGAGTTGGGCAAAGTGTCAAGGAATGAATCTACCTCGCTGTCTGTTTGGCTCCGGTAGCCTTGGTTCAATCGCTATCGTTGCAGGTGGGAGTGATATAAACGGGAACGTTTTAGACTCTGCAGAGTTGTATGACTCTTCATTGGGTACATGGGAAACACTACCGAAGATGACGACCCCGCGTAGATTATGCTCGGGATTTTTCATGGATGGGAAGTTTTACGTGATCGGTGGAATGTTGAGCTCCACTGTTTCATTAACTTGTGGGGAGGAGTACAAttttgaaacaagaaaatggagaaaaattgAGGGAATGTATCCGTATGTTAATAGGGCTGCTCAGGCGCCTCCCCTTGTTGCTG
The genomic region above belongs to Cucurbita pepo subsp. pepo cultivar mu-cu-16 unplaced genomic scaffold, ASM280686v2 Cp4.1_scaffold000436, whole genome shotgun sequence and contains:
- the LOC111785295 gene encoding F-box/kelch-repeat protein At5g60570-like isoform X1; the encoded protein is MKNRICVATDMEVDNEEEEVPHLLDLNTRGRVDDGHQLRSSDSLFPGLIDDVAMDCLALACPSDYTSLSCINSRFNKLVKNGDLYGWRKHLGIKEHWVYLVCDLKGWEAFDPLRKLWMTLPKMPCDECFHHADKESLAVGNELLVFGREMFDFAIWKYNSTCKSWAKCQGMNLPRCLFGSGSLGSIAIVAGGSDINGNVLDSAELYDSSLGTWETLPKMTTPRRLCSGFFMDGKFYVIGGMLSSTVSLTCGEEYNFETRKWRKIEGMYPYVNRAAQAPPLVAVVDNELYAVEYLSNLIKRYDKGKNMWNILGRLPLRADSSNGWGLAFKACGEELLVVGGQKGPNGEAIVLNACSPKFGMRNGALDWKFLGVKEHVGVFVYNCAVMGCCL
- the LOC111785295 gene encoding F-box/kelch-repeat protein At5g60570-like isoform X2; the protein is MEVDNEEEEVPHLLDLNTRGRVDDGHQLRSSDSLFPGLIDDVAMDCLALACPSDYTSLSCINSRFNKLVKNGDLYGWRKHLGIKEHWVYLVCDLKGWEAFDPLRKLWMTLPKMPCDECFHHADKESLAVGNELLVFGREMFDFAIWKYNSTCKSWAKCQGMNLPRCLFGSGSLGSIAIVAGGSDINGNVLDSAELYDSSLGTWETLPKMTTPRRLCSGFFMDGKFYVIGGMLSSTVSLTCGEEYNFETRKWRKIEGMYPYVNRAAQAPPLVAVVDNELYAVEYLSNLIKRYDKGKNMWNILGRLPLRADSSNGWGLAFKACGEELLVVGGQKGPNGEAIVLNACSPKFGMRNGALDWKFLGVKEHVGVFVYNCAVMGCCL